The following coding sequences lie in one Saccopteryx bilineata isolate mSacBil1 chromosome 5, mSacBil1_pri_phased_curated, whole genome shotgun sequence genomic window:
- the THNSL1 gene encoding threonine synthase-like 1, which translates to MLHFNRYQRLKQITQTCFSIVHVKMDKHTQLFLSRTFALAELRKSWHSTHSLVGDKNIILMGLPGAGKTTVGRIIGQKLSCCVVDVDDDILEKTWNMSVSEKLQDVGNEQFLEEEGKAVLNFSASGSVISLTGSNPMHDASMWHLKKNGIIVYLDVPLIDIVSRLKLMKIDRIVGQNSGTSMKDLLKFRRQYYKKWYDTRVFCESGASPEEVAAKVLNAVKRYQDVDSETFISTRHVWPKDCEQKVSAKFFSEAVIEGLASDGGLFVPEKEFPKLNCGEWKSLVGASYVERAQILLEKCIHPADIPASRLGEMIETAYGENFACSKIAPVRHLSGNQFILELFHGPTGSFKDLSLQLMPHLFAHCIPPSCNYMILVATSGDTGSAVLNGFSHLNKTEKQRIAVATFFPENGVSDFQKAQIIGSQRENGWAMGVKSDFDFCQTAIKRIFKDSDFTGFLTVEYGTILSSANSINWGRLLPQIVYHASAYLDLVSQGFISFGSLVDVCIPTGNFGNILAAVYAKMMGIPIRKFICASNQNHVLTDFIKTGHYDLRERKLAQTFSPAIDILKSSNLERHLHMIANKDGQLVTKLFNQLEEQHHFQIEKILVEKLQQDFVADWCTERECLAAIHSTYNTSGYILDPHTAVAKVVADRMQDKSCPVIVSSTAHYSKFAPAIMQALKIQEINQTSSSQLYLLSSYNALPPPHEALLERTKQQEKMEYQVCAADVNVLKSHVEKLIQKQFI; encoded by the coding sequence ATGCTCCACTTTAATCGATATCAGCGTCTGAAACAAATAACCCAGACATGTTTTTCTATTGTACATGTTAAAATGGATAAACACACACAGCTGTTTCTTTCAAGAACCTTTGCACTTGCAGAATTAAGGAAGTCATGGCACTCAACCCACTCTCTTGTTGGAGACAAAAATATTATCCTGATGGGACTGCCTGGAGCTGGAAAAACAACAGTAGGCAGAATAATAGGTCAGAAACTAAGTTGTTGTGTTGTAGATGTGGATGACGATATCCTTGAAAAAACCTGGAATATGAGTGTGTCTGAAAAATTACAGGATGTTGGTAATGAACAGTTTttagaagaggaaggaaaagctgTGTTAAACTTCTCTGCATCTGGAAGTGTGATTTCCCTTACTGGGTCCAATCCAATGCATGATGCTAGCATGTGGCATCTGAAGAAAAATGGAATAATTGTATACCTGGATGTACCACTAATAGATATAGTTAGTCgtctaaaattaatgaaaatagatAGGATTGTAGGTCAGAATTCTGGAACATCTATGAAAGACTTACTTAAATTTAGAAGACAGTATTATAAGAAGTGGTATGATACCCGTGTTTTTTGTGAAAGTGGCGCTTCCCCAGAGGAGGTAGCTGCCAAAGTGCTTAATGCAGTTAAAAGATACCAAGATGTGGactcagaaacatttatttcaaCAAGACACGTTTGGCCAAAAGACTGTGAACAGAAGGTTTCAGCAAAATTCTTTAGTGAAGCTGTGATTGAGGGGTTAGCTTCTGATGGTGGACTCTTTGTTCCTGAGAAGGAATTTCCAAAATTAAACTGTGGGGAGTGGAAAAGCCTAGTAGGAGCATCCTATGTAGAAAGAGCACAAATACTATTGGAAAAGTGTATACATCCTGCTGACATACCTGCTTCCAGGCTAGGAGAAATGATTGAAACTGCATATGGGGAAAATTTTGCCTGCTCCAAGATTGCCCCTGTCCGGCACCTCTCAGGCAACCAGTTCATCCTGGAATTGTTTCATGGACCAACAGGATCATTTAAAGATTTGTCTTTACAGCTTATGCCTCATCTTTTTGCACACTGTATTCCACCAAGCTGTAATTATATGATCCTTGTAGCAACTTCAGGAGACACAGGGAGTGCTGTCTTAAATGGTTTTAGTCATCTCAATAAGACTGAGAAGCAAAGAATAGCTGTGGCCACATTTTTTCCTGAGAATGGAGTAAGTGATTTTCAGAAAGCACAAATAATTGGCAGTCAGAGAGAAAATGGATGGGCAATGGGTGTCAAGTCAGATTTTGATTTTTGCCAGACagctataaaaagaatttttaaagattcGGATTTTACTGGCTTTCTTACTGTGGAATATGGAACAATTTTAAGTTCAGCTAATTCCATAAACTGGGGCCGACTGCTTCCCCAAATAGTTTATCATGCTTCTGCATATCTTGATCTTGTTAGCCAAGGGTTTATTTCTTTTGGAAGTCTAGTGGATGTCTGTATTCCTACAGGAAACTTTGGTAACATTTTAGCTGCAGTGTACGCCAAAATGATGGGAATCCCTATTCGAAAATTTATTTGTGCCTCTAATCAGAACCATGTTTTGACTGATTTTATAAAAACAGGACATTATGATCTAAGGGAAAGAAAATTAGCACAGACCTTTTCACCAGCAATAGATATTCTCAAATCTTCAAATCTGGAACGACATTTACACATGATAGCTAATAAAGATGGACAATTAGTGACAAAATTATTTAACCAATTAGAAGAGCAGCATCACTTCCAGATAGAAAAGATTCTGGTTGAGAAGCTTCAGCAGGATTTCGTAGCTGACTGGTGTACTGAGAGAGAGTGCCTAGCAGCTATTCACTCCACCTATAATACTTCGGGGTATATTTTGGATCCACACACTGCTGTTGCAAAAGTGGTTGCAGACAGAATGCAAGACAAATCTTGTCCAGTGATTGTCTCATCTACAGCTCATTACTCAAAGTTTGCACCTGCTATCATGCAGGCTTTAAAGATTCAAGAAATCAACCAAACTTCATCAAGTCAGCTTTATTTATTGAGTTCATACAATGCATTACCTCCACCACATGAAGCTTTATTGGAGAGAACAAAACAGCAAGAGAAGATGGAGTACCAGGTCTGTGCAGCTGATGTGAATGTCCTGAAGAGTCATGTGGAAAAACTAATACAAAAGCAATTCATATAA